A stretch of Paenibacillus mucilaginosus 3016 DNA encodes these proteins:
- a CDS encoding L-dopachrome tautomerase-related protein → MKLPGTTFLLAAAVTVSAASLPGSGHAADILPAAPAAPSAYTLTAPFEMVYHWNRLDWNFNDPAMKQEFESKQYWKTAIPAGVKVDSQGRYYVSVPRWYPGIPASMNRIVMKEGKPLLEPFPSWEMNRAGDPDKLQSVLGYEIDEQNRIWMLDQGHIASQPSQPGSQKLVVWDLTENRLIDSVPIPEHIASYTTSFLNDLVVDNRNGFVYITDSGNGSKDSPVAAGLVVYDMKTKSFRRVLHQHYSTQDFPGFRFSIMGKPVFQDRPMKTGADGIALSADRRTLYYSPLSARNLYAIDTALLRDFATPMEKIEQSVTALGSKGTNTDGMHADNQGNVWYTMLEDQGIGRYSREGKFQPFVSDDRMLWVDGVAFDQKGSLIFNSNRLHELRGNQETVDWTHPYNLVIWKAYAGPGVKSYLYAE, encoded by the coding sequence ATGAAGCTTCCCGGTACAACGTTTCTGTTGGCTGCGGCTGTAACCGTATCCGCCGCATCCCTGCCCGGCTCCGGCCATGCCGCGGACATATTGCCGGCAGCCCCGGCCGCACCGTCAGCGTATACCCTGACAGCCCCCTTTGAGATGGTCTATCACTGGAACCGGCTCGACTGGAATTTCAACGACCCTGCGATGAAGCAGGAGTTCGAGAGCAAACAATACTGGAAGACGGCGATTCCCGCAGGCGTTAAGGTGGACTCGCAGGGCCGCTACTATGTATCGGTTCCCCGCTGGTATCCGGGCATTCCCGCTTCCATGAACCGCATCGTGATGAAGGAGGGCAAGCCGCTGCTCGAGCCGTTCCCAAGCTGGGAGATGAACCGGGCAGGAGACCCGGATAAGCTTCAGTCCGTCCTGGGATATGAGATCGACGAACAGAACCGCATCTGGATGCTCGACCAGGGCCATATCGCGTCCCAGCCGTCGCAGCCCGGCTCGCAGAAGCTGGTGGTCTGGGACCTGACGGAGAACCGACTGATCGATTCGGTACCCATCCCGGAGCACATCGCTTCCTACACGACATCCTTTCTCAATGACCTGGTCGTGGACAACAGAAACGGGTTCGTGTATATCACCGATTCGGGCAACGGATCGAAGGATTCGCCGGTTGCAGCGGGACTCGTCGTGTACGATATGAAGACGAAGTCATTCCGCCGAGTCCTGCATCAACACTACAGCACACAGGATTTCCCGGGCTTCCGCTTCTCCATCATGGGCAAGCCGGTATTCCAGGACCGGCCTATGAAGACCGGGGCGGATGGCATCGCCCTGTCGGCGGACCGCAGGACTCTGTACTACTCGCCGCTAAGCGCCAGAAATCTGTATGCGATTGATACGGCGCTGCTGCGGGATTTTGCCACTCCGATGGAGAAGATCGAACAGTCCGTCACCGCACTGGGCAGCAAGGGAACCAACACGGACGGCATGCATGCGGACAACCAGGGGAATGTATGGTATACGATGCTGGAGGATCAAGGAATCGGCAGATACTCTCGTGAGGGGAAGTTTCAGCCTTTCGTGTCCGACGACCGGATGCTCTGGGTGGACGGGGTTGCCTTCGACCAAAAAGGGTCGTTGATCTTCAACAGCAACCGGCTTCACGAACTGCGCGGGAATCAGGAAACGGTCGACTGGACCCATCCGTATAATCTCGTCATCTGGAAGGCCTATGCCGGGCCCGGAGTCAAGTCCTACCTGTATGCCGAGTGA
- a CDS encoding NAD(P)H-dependent oxidoreductase has translation MSANETKRQELLDAFQFRHATKSFDAERKISDKDFHVILEAGRLSPSSVGLEPWKFLVIQNPELRGKMREISWGAQGQLPTASHFVVLLARRNGRYDTDYFWNQMTGIKQIPEETVRTMMSRYSSFQGEDFRLFESERALFDWASKQTYIALANMMTAAALLGIDSCPVEGFNLDKMNELLEQEGLLEDGAYGVSVMAAFGYREKDPRPKARRQAEDVIQWIE, from the coding sequence ATGAGTGCGAACGAAACCAAACGCCAGGAACTTCTGGACGCATTCCAATTCAGACACGCCACCAAGAGCTTCGATGCGGAGCGCAAGATCTCCGATAAGGATTTCCATGTCATTCTGGAGGCTGGACGCCTGTCGCCGAGCTCGGTAGGACTGGAGCCTTGGAAGTTCCTTGTGATACAGAATCCCGAGCTGCGCGGGAAGATGCGCGAGATCTCCTGGGGGGCTCAGGGGCAGCTGCCTACGGCGAGCCATTTTGTCGTGCTGCTGGCACGCAGGAACGGGCGTTACGATACCGATTATTTCTGGAATCAGATGACCGGCATCAAGCAGATCCCGGAGGAAACGGTACGGACCATGATGTCCCGCTATTCGAGCTTCCAGGGCGAAGACTTCAGGCTGTTCGAGAGCGAACGCGCGCTCTTCGACTGGGCGTCGAAGCAGACGTATATCGCGCTGGCCAACATGATGACGGCGGCCGCGCTGCTTGGCATCGACTCCTGCCCGGTCGAAGGCTTCAACCTGGACAAGATGAACGAGCTGCTGGAGCAGGAAGGCCTGCTGGAAGACGGCGCGTACGGGGTCAGCGTCATGGCCGCGTTCGGTTACCGGGAGAAGGACCCGCGCCCCAAAGCCAGAAGACAGGCGGAAGATGTCATTCAGTGGATTGAATAA
- a CDS encoding calcium-binding protein, whose protein sequence is MEQELQKPRLVFGTKGNDVLTASPSGEDHIFAGAGEDYLLAAPGSSSHVLHGGDGEDTFLVEGDSHVLYGETGDDTITVVSNGSRIHGNEGDDELTVSGSELLVTGGLGEDRLEAALDRSAVHSGAGDDYVDYGDTVMNRSTFDLGDGRDELRIRGEHNQAIGGTGEDSLFILAGSGNRIDGGADTDFLGTSGAVDSTLIGGYGDDWFSVGSDEYGSYHSRSNLYSGGGGNDNFAAGGSEETYLGGTGNDTLRAYYGSILSHSVLKGEAGSDTLLLDDPSGTSFNLLDGGDGNDSLTATHASNLLRGGSGNDELAVHGWETRGNTLSGGRGSDTYRIGEGALLNTIRDEGLSGETDRVIFEAVSAPEVTVNRQGNDLGLFSEAEKLLVRDFFGGAGQRVERFEFADGTIWTDKQVETLIQAMAAGGSAAGPADGESSLHAPAELSLLLMGTGTPQV, encoded by the coding sequence ATGGAACAAGAGCTGCAAAAGCCGCGCCTGGTATTTGGTACGAAGGGCAATGATGTGCTGACCGCTTCCCCCTCGGGAGAAGACCACATCTTCGCGGGAGCGGGTGAGGATTACCTGTTGGCGGCCCCCGGGAGCAGCAGCCATGTGCTTCACGGAGGAGACGGCGAGGATACGTTCTTGGTGGAAGGGGACTCCCATGTCCTGTATGGCGAGACAGGGGACGATACGATCACGGTCGTCTCGAACGGCAGCCGGATTCATGGCAATGAAGGAGACGATGAGCTTACGGTCAGCGGAAGCGAACTTCTCGTGACCGGCGGACTCGGGGAGGACCGGCTGGAGGCAGCCCTGGACCGTTCTGCCGTTCACAGCGGAGCCGGAGATGATTATGTCGACTACGGCGATACGGTGATGAACCGCTCCACCTTCGATCTTGGGGATGGGCGGGATGAGCTGCGGATTCGCGGGGAACACAACCAGGCCATAGGCGGCACCGGGGAAGACAGCCTCTTCATTCTGGCAGGATCGGGGAACCGGATCGACGGCGGCGCGGACACCGACTTCCTGGGCACCTCTGGAGCGGTTGACAGTACATTGATCGGGGGATATGGGGACGACTGGTTTTCTGTTGGCTCCGATGAGTATGGCAGTTACCACAGCCGCTCCAACCTCTACTCCGGCGGCGGCGGCAATGACAATTTTGCTGCAGGCGGCAGCGAAGAGACGTACCTGGGAGGGACGGGCAACGATACGCTGCGTGCGTATTATGGCTCTATTCTGAGCCATTCCGTTCTGAAGGGCGAAGCGGGCAGCGATACCCTTCTTCTCGATGATCCGTCCGGCACAAGCTTCAATCTGCTCGACGGCGGCGACGGGAACGATTCGCTGACCGCAACACACGCATCGAATCTGCTCAGAGGCGGCTCCGGGAACGATGAACTGGCTGTGCATGGCTGGGAAACCCGTGGTAATACCCTCTCCGGCGGCAGGGGATCGGATACGTACCGGATCGGCGAAGGCGCCCTGCTGAATACGATCCGCGACGAGGGGCTGAGCGGGGAGACGGACCGGGTGATCTTCGAAGCGGTCTCCGCCCCGGAAGTAACGGTGAACCGCCAGGGGAACGACCTCGGGCTCTTCAGCGAGGCGGAGAAGCTTCTCGTGCGGGACTTCTTCGGCGGAGCAGGGCAGCGCGTGGAACGATTCGAATTCGCAGACGGTACGATCTGGACAGACAAGCAGGTCGAGACGCTGATCCAAGCCATGGCGGCCGGCGGTTCGGCGGCCGGACCGGCGGACGGAGAGAGCTCCCTCCATGCACCGGCGGAGCTGTCTCTTCTGCTCATGGGAACGGGGACTCCGCAGGTGTAA